A genomic window from Fundidesulfovibrio soli includes:
- a CDS encoding 4Fe-4S dicluster domain-containing protein: MAILTAPIQALAAVWSMVVGLRVTVTNFFRPQETIHYPRQEVPPSHLDSFRGHIELVGADEDPAKARCIGCGLCAELCPSFCLKVVAEELPVDSAVCYPSQAGTDLLMPTPKFRAAPPSQTQPRKLLSYHLVYHTCSLCGLCVQNCPAGSLRFSHDVYLAGASRGRFEFDLMERLRGQAARGGAKGGKAHA, translated from the coding sequence ATGGCCATACTGACCGCACCCATCCAGGCGCTCGCCGCCGTGTGGAGCATGGTGGTGGGGCTTCGCGTCACCGTCACCAACTTCTTCAGGCCGCAGGAGACCATCCACTACCCCCGGCAGGAAGTCCCTCCCAGCCATCTGGACAGCTTCCGGGGCCACATCGAGCTGGTGGGCGCCGACGAGGACCCGGCCAAGGCGCGCTGCATCGGCTGCGGGCTCTGCGCCGAACTGTGCCCCTCCTTCTGCCTGAAGGTGGTGGCCGAGGAACTGCCTGTTGATTCGGCGGTCTGCTACCCCTCCCAGGCCGGGACGGACCTGCTCATGCCCACGCCCAAATTCCGGGCCGCGCCGCCCAGCCAGACGCAGCCGCGCAAGCTGCTCTCCTACCATCTGGTGTACCATACCTGCAGCCTGTGCGGCCTGTGCGTGCAGAACTGCCCGGCGGGCTCGCTGCGCTTCTCGCACGACGTGTATCTTGCGGGCGCGAGCCGCGGCCGCTTCGAGTTCGACCTCATGGAGCGCCTGCGCGGCCAGGCGGCCCGGGGGGGAGCAAAGGGGGGCAAGGCCCATGCGTGA
- a CDS encoding NADH-quinone oxidoreductase subunit J → MRELVVQVSFALYAALTLGGAVWAVTAKSLVRALLGLTLSLMGVAALYVLIAAPLVALMQILIYVGAVVVLIFFAIMLTRAQAEQEEAGARDTGRYLRAGAAGLAVAGLLAAACLRHGPKISGTASEIPPSDIGAAFLGPYVLGFEVISVVLFAAMAGAVVLAFERRKPR, encoded by the coding sequence ATGCGTGAGCTGGTGGTACAGGTATCCTTCGCGCTCTACGCCGCGCTGACCCTGGGCGGGGCGGTCTGGGCCGTCACTGCCAAAAGCCTGGTGCGAGCGCTCTTGGGGCTCACGCTCTCGCTCATGGGCGTGGCCGCGCTCTACGTGCTCATCGCCGCGCCCCTGGTGGCCCTGATGCAGATTCTCATCTACGTGGGCGCGGTGGTGGTGCTCATCTTCTTCGCCATCATGCTCACCAGGGCCCAGGCCGAGCAGGAGGAGGCGGGAGCCCGCGACACCGGGCGCTACCTCCGCGCCGGGGCCGCCGGTCTGGCGGTGGCGGGGCTCCTGGCCGCGGCCTGCCTGCGCCACGGGCCGAAGATATCGGGCACGGCCTCCGAAATACCCCCCTCCGACATCGGCGCGGCCTTCCTCGGCCCCTACGTGCTGGGCTTCGAGGTGATCTCGGTGGTGCTCTTCGCGGCCATGGCCGGGGCCGTGGTCCTTGCCTTCGAGAGGAGGAAGCCCAGATGA
- the nuoK gene encoding NADH-quinone oxidoreductase subunit NuoK: protein MSPLLLYQLVAFGLLAVGLFGLLSRSSLVGMLISVELMLNGAGLSIVAAGQLTPMPDELGQAAALFVMGLAAAESTLVLAIVYVVRKRFGSAASDAVSELRG from the coding sequence ATGAGCCCGCTGCTGCTGTATCAACTGGTGGCCTTCGGGCTCCTGGCCGTGGGCCTGTTCGGTCTGCTCTCTCGCTCAAGCCTGGTGGGCATGCTCATCAGCGTGGAGCTGATGCTCAACGGCGCGGGGCTCTCCATCGTGGCCGCCGGGCAGCTCACGCCCATGCCGGACGAGCTGGGCCAGGCGGCGGCGCTCTTCGTGATGGGGCTCGCGGCGGCTGAATCCACGCTGGTTCTGGCCATCGTCTACGTGGTGCGCAAACGATTCGGCAGCGCGGCAAGCGACGCGGTGTCGGAGCTGAGGGGGTAG